The DNA sequence GCAGGCTGGCCGCCGTCAGCGCCATGGAAAATATAGTGAGCCTCAACGGATCGACACCAAGCATGATCGGGATGGCCGCAAGCAACAACGATACCGTATACACGGCGCTGAAGCCTGGATTGTCGCGCGGCTTGCGGTCCTCGCCCCAGGTCCAGCCGAAACCTTGCGCCACGAGGTAAGCCTGTTGCAGCGCGACTTCGAGTGCAGCGCCGAAGCAGGCAATGGCGAGAGAGGCTACGAACAGGATGAAACCCCAGAAGCCGAATACCGGGATCAGCATCAATGGCATTTGGTGATAGTCGTCGACCTGGTTGATGCCGTGCGTGGCCAGCACGAGAGCGGCCACGATCAACACGCCGATCGAAATGGTGCCGCCGAAGGTCATCCCCAGTCCCGCTATGGCCCGGTTGGCGCCGAGGTAGCTCTTGTCCCACTGGTCCTCGATAGCCCCCGAGGAATAGAACATGAACAGGTAGGGCGATATCGAGGCGCCGAGAATGCTGACCGCCATGAACCAGTAATTGGCGGTATCGTGGGCTGGCAGCGAAGGCACCGCGCCAGCCGCGACCGCCGTCCAATCGGGTTTCAGCATCACGGCCGCGACGACGAAACACAACGTCACCAGGCCCAGCATCGACACGCCTTTCTCGATGAAACCGAACGTGCCTTTCCAGAGCAGCAGCCATGCCAGAAAAGCCACCGGCAGAGCCCACCACTGGAAGCCTATGCCCGTGGCAAGTTCGAGTGCGATGGCAACGCCGCCGATCTCGGCGGAGAGCACCATGAGACTGAGCAGCAAGGTGGCAAGCAACGGCCACACAAAGACGTTGAAACCAAATCTCTCGCGGATGCCGTCGCAGATCGTGTGATGGCTCACCGCGGCGAACCGGCCGGCCATTTCCACCAGAAAGATGATGCAGATGGTGCCGAGGACCACGGCCCAGATCAACTGGAAACCGAAGGTTGCGCCCGCCTGCGCCGCCGTCGCCATCGATCCGACTTCGAGGAAGCCGCCAACGCTGGTAACCACGCCGAGCGATATTTCCACGAGCTTCTTCATGGCTTCGGCGCGAAATATCTGGCATAGGCGGTCGCCAGCGTGCGCGAGCCCCGTCGAAGATCCTGCTTTGCGTTTTGGACCTCCGCTCGATTGTCCGCCTGCAATCCCGCGTCGGCGCGAGCCACCGCGGCTGACAGATCCTTGACCGCTGCCGCCAAAGCAGATTGCTCGGCGGGTTCAGCCGTTCCGGCCGATCGGATTTGTGCCTCGGCGTCGGCCAGAGTCTTGCCGGACGACCGCAGCGTGCCGGCTGTGTATGCGAACGGCGCCGCCCCATCCATCCAGGCATCCAGCACCACCGATACGGTCTGTGCCGCGGAGGCCGCCGTTTGTGATTGCTGCTCGATCTGATCGGAGGACGAGCATCCCGCCAAGACGCCCGTGAGCAACAGCACGCACATACAACTCAGCCTGGGATATGGGCCACTAAAGGTCAAAGCCGGCGTTTGGTGCGCCACGAGAATGATCTCCCCGAGCCGATGGAAGTCGCGGTCGGCGTGAATTGATCTAGAGCGCCCGGTGTGCCCGTCAATCAAACGCCACCGCTCGGACAGGCGCCGACCGCGAGACATAAGGACCAACGACAGAGGCCCGCCGGCCACGAGACCCAATTCAAGCGGAACAAAGCATCGATTGTGGGATTGGAACACGGGAAGGTGGCGACCCGTCCTGATCATCGACGTGATGGACTGCTGCACAGAGGATTCGGCAATGCCTCGTCTCATAGTCTGGATAGCCATCGTGGCAGCCGTCATCATTGCGGCTTGGTTGTGGCTCGGCAGCCATAGAACGAGCAACGATAGCGGCAGCCAGCCCGCGCCCCACGCGATCGACCAGAACGGCTAATTCACTCCTGCTCTGTTGGATCTGCAGGATTCTCGATCCTGTATTCGTGGACCAGGCCGAGAACCTGATTTCTCACTGTCTCGCGCGCTTCGGGCTGAATGAAAAGCATCAGCCGGTCGACGGTTTCAACGACCGGCCGCGGCAGGTCCGCTACCGCGTCGGTGAGCTCACTGCCATGTTCATACATGTTGTCCGTCAGCTTCTTGTCCAGATCGGAAAGGATACCCATCACCAAGCTCCATAGCTTTGCTCTCCATCCTGATAATGGTCAGTCCAGCGGAGATGTTCCGAGAAGCACGCAAGCGCCCGGCGCCGTTTCGATATTCGAAGCGCGATGGCAGAGCCAGTCGGGAAACCAGCGACCAACCAGGCCGGGAGCAGAAGGAACGTCAGAACAACACGGTGGATGACAGACAACGCCCTCGGCTGAAATTAAAGACGGCGCCACTGGTGACCAAGTTGCGGCTGTTGGCGAGCCGAGAATCACTGCTGCCCCGGCATCTCGGTATTTTCCTTGGGATCTTTCTTGACCCCTGCAGCCGGTGAGGTGTCCGCCGGAGCGTTGCCGCCCTGGTTCTGCTCAGGCGCTCGTTTCAGGGGCGAGGTGCGCCACCCCACATCGACGTAGAGAAAGCCGATCAGGAAACCGACGATGATGACAGCGGCTATCACCAGCGAGAGTAGTGCGTTGCGTCGTTCCATCCTGCGGCTCCCTTCGCCTGCCGAACAGCCACTGACGAAAATAGTTCCACAGCCAGGTGGCACCGAGGCCGGGCGCCGGCCGTCACCGCAGCCGCGAAGCAACGCAACGGGATCGAGCTCGGCCGGGTCGCGCCAGCGACGTGCGCCCTTGCTGTTGCGATCATATCGAAACCAGACGCGGCGTCACTTTGCAACTCATGCGCGTCTCACGATTCTCGCCGGCGTCACTACCCGGGCAAGCAACGGCAAAACCCTAACCACCAGATGGCTTCGGTGATGCCGGCTGTGTCGGCTGCGTGCCTTGCTGGTCCCCGCCGGTGCTGGACTGCGGTGTCGGATTGGTATCCGTCGTTGGATTCTTGTTCACCGGCTGGCTGTTCATCGTATCCGTCTTGGATTTGACGGGGTCGGCATTGTTGTTGCACGCCGCCAGGGCGAGCAACGCCGATGCCGACCAAATCAACCACATCGCTTTCATACTGACTTTTCCTGGATGAGTTCGGGTGAAGCAACCTGCAAGGGACCTATTCGATCGAACCGGATGGAAAGCCCTTGTTTGACGGCACTTTTAGCCAGCAAATGATCCAGCTCGCTATCGTCGATGGGGCTGCGAACCAGCTGACGAATGGCCTTGCACGCCAACTCGGTCGAGACGAAGTCATATCTCCTGCTTCTGGCGGATACATATTGTTCGACCAGCATCTTCACGCGCCTGAGCGCGATTTCATCGGCATATTGCATTTTCGTTTCTCCTGCGCGCCGAACTGCCGAGTGTGTGGGTTGTTCCCAGCTGAACTCGAAACACGACCGCCAAGCTCATGAGAAAGCCCGCGCCTCCCGGCCGGGGAACGCGCGGGCTGATCAGGCTGAGGGGAACCCGATCGCGCGGCGCCAAACAAGGGGAGCGACGACGCCGCACGACACCGAACCTGGATCGGCCTCAGTTGTTCCACGTCGTCATCTTCGCGTTGTTTGCGCTTGAACGCGCCCAGGGTTTCGACTGGCATGGCCCTTCGGCAGCCCGGCATTCGATCCGGTCCACGCGGAACAATCAGGGACCCCGCTGGTTCGGCCGGAACGAACTTCGGAGGACATGATGACCAATGCAAAGCTGGCCGTGGTGACGGGCGCATCGAGCGGCATCGGGAGGGAACTTGCCAAACTATGCGCCAAGGACGGCTATAATCTGGTCATAGCCGCCGACGAGCCCGCGGTCCAACAGGCGGCCGAGGCTCTGGCTTCGCATGATGTGACCGTTGAAGCCGTCGAGGCAGATCTGGCATCCGTCGAAGGCGTCGATCAACTCATTGCGCGGGTCGGCGATCGCGACATCGACCTTCTGTTCCTGAACGCCGGACGCGGCCTCGGCGACGGCTTTCTCGACCAGGACTGGCAGAAGGTTCGCCGGGTCATCGACACCAACATCACCGGCACGGTCTACCTTGCGCATGAGCTCGGCGCCAGGATGGCACGCCGCGGCCGTGGCCGAATTCTGTTCACCGGATCGATTGCCGGCTTCATGCCCGGCACTTTCCAGGCCGTCTACAACGGCACCAAGGCGTTCATCGATTCCTTCTCGATCGCGCTGCGCCATGAGATGCGGGACACCGGCGTCACAGTCACGGTGCTGATGCCCGGGGCGACGCAAACGCGGTTCTTCGAACGCGCCGAAATGATGGATACCAAGGTCGGCACCGACGAGAAGGACAATCCGGCAGATGTCGCCAGAACCGGTTATGAGGCGATGATGGCGGGAGAGGAACAAGTGATCAGCGGCTGGAAGAACAAGCTGCAGGTCGCCGCCGCGCATATCACTCCGGCAGGTACGCTGGCCGAACAGCACCGCAAAATGGCCGAGCCGGGTTCAGCGTCCAGAGACTGATCTCTACCTGTCTGCGGACGCAGACCCTTTGCGAGTATCGCAAGGTAATCGTCGGTGGCGCCCACTTCGGCTGAATGAAAGCTGCATTTGCCGATACCTCAAAATAGTCAACGCAGGAGCAACAGGATGAAAGCCCTCACATGGCACGGCAAAGGCGATATACGCTGCGATCAGGTGCAGGATCCGGCCATCGAGGATGACCGTGACGTCATCATCAAGGTCACCTGCTGCGCCATTTGCGGCTCGGACCTGCATCTGATGGACGGCTACATGCCGACCATGGAATCGGGCGACGTGCTTGGACACGAGACCATGGGAGAGGTCGTGGAGGTCGGCCGCGGTCATTCCAAGTTCAAGAAGGGCGACCGCATCGTGGTGCCGTTCAACATTTCATGCGGCGAATGCTGGTTTTGCCAGAAGGGGCTGTTCTCGCTTTGCGACCGGTCCAATCCCAATGCCAAGCAAGCGGCCGAGGTGATGGGACAATCGCCGGCCGGCCTGTTCGGCTATTCGCATCTGGTTGGCGGCTATTGGGGCGGCCAGGCCGAATATCTGCGCGTACCATTCGCCGATGTCGGCCCGATCAAGGTGCCGGAAGGCATGGATGACGAGCAGGTGCTGTTTCTTTCCGACATCTTTCCGACCGGCTACATGGCAGCGGAAAACGCCGGCATCGAGCCCGGCGACACGGTCGCGATCTGGGGCTGCGGTCCGGTCGGCCAGTTCGCCATCCAGAGCGCATGGATGCTCGGCGCCGGTCGCGTCATCGCGATCGACAAGGTTCCGGAACGACTGGCCATGGCTCGCGAACATGGCAAGGCCGAGACACTCGATTTCAGCAATTCAAAGATCTACGACGCCCTGATGGCGATGACCGATGGCCGAGGGCCGGATCGCTGCATCGATTGCGTGGGTACCGAAGCCGATGCCGGCGCCAGTGCAGACTCCATGCTCGACAAGGTCAAGGCGGCTGCCTTCCTCGGCACCGACAGGCCACATGTGCTGCGCGAAGCAATCTACTGTTGCCGCAAGGGCGGCACCATTTCGATCCCCGGCGTGTATATCGGCCTCGTCGATCATATCCCCTTTGGCGCCGCGATGAACAAGGGCCTGACGTTCCGTATGGGCCAGACCCACACGCAGCGGTATCTCGAACCGCTTTTGGCCAAGGTCCAGACCGGCGAGATCGACCCGTCCTTCGTGATCACGCACAGGGCCGGCCTTGAAGCCGGGCCCGATCTCTACAAGACGTTTCGCGACAAGCAGGACGGCTGCATCAAGGTGGTCATGCGGCCGCATGGGTGAGCCGTTCATCGGCACGAGAACCGTTTCGTCTTCGCTCGTGCCTTCCCCTTCATGGCGCCGTCGCGGTCGCGGAACTTTCAATCGTGCCGATGATTGAAATCGTTTCGTGCAAGGAAAGGAACCATCATGGCCAAGGAAGATTCTGCCTCGAAACCCGCCGTCCGGTCACCCAACGCCGAGGGCCTGCCGCACCCAAGGAGGGATGCCAGCGACACGGATGCCGGTGCAAAACCGCTGACGCCAAAGACCGCGGGCGCGTCGCGCCCGTCAAGCGTTCCATTGGACAATCCGGTCGCCAACCGAAATGCCGGTCGGCCGCGCCAGGCGAGCACCACGCCCCGGCCCACCGACAAGCCGCTGGATTGATCGCGACAGGCTAGCTCCTTGGATCACGGTTTCTTGGCGCGAAGCGATGCCAGGTCGGCCACGGCAGTGAGGATGGCCGCTTCGCTTGCGGGTTTTGCCACGAATTTGCAGTTTCGGAACCGGGCGGGAAGATCGCCCCGCCCATATCCCGTTACGAACGCGAAAGGAGTGCCGCGAGTCAGCAATATCTCCGCGATCGGCAGGCTCGTTTCGGCGTTCAGTTGAACGTCCAGCAACGCCATGTCGACCTTATCGGCCTCGACCAGCCGAAGTGCTGCGGCAACGGACGAAACAGGCCCGACCACGGGATAGCCCGCCGCACGCAGATCAGACGCGACGTCCTCCGCGATCAGCCACTCGTCCTCAACCACCAGAACGCGCGGTCTGTCGCTCACGGCGCGTCCTTGTGGTTTGCCGAAAAAGCGATCTGGACCTCAAGACCTTCCTTGTGGAAGGAGGTGTCGACCTGGCCCCCGAGCCTGTAGCCGATTTCCCCCTTCAACAGGTTCAGGCCAAAGCCGTTGTTCAACGGCTCCTTGACCGGAGGGCCGTCCTTTTCGCGCCAGCCAAGCGTGAAATTATCGCCGTCCATCGCCCATCTGACACCAATCCTGCCTCGAGGCTTGGACAGGGCGCCATACTTGGCCGCGTTGGTTGCCAGTTCATGGATGGCCATACTGAGGGAAAGCCCCTGTTGCGGGCCGAGTCTAACATCGTCGCCATCGAGTTCGATCCGTTCGATGCCGAACGGCTCGAGTTCCTGGTGGAGCAGTTCCTTGACCGAAGCTTCTTTCCACCTCTCGCGGGTCAGCAATCCGTAGGCCCGGGACATGGCATGCAGCCGGCCGATCAAGGCCTCCGCGAACTCTTCTTTCGTATCCGAACTGTCCCGCGTCCGGTTGGCGATGCTGGCGATCACCGCCAGCATGTTCTTGACGCGATGGTTGAGCTCCGAGATGAGCACCTGCTGATGCTCTTCCGCCCGCGCCAGGGTGGTGACGTCGACCAGTGTCACCACGACGCCCTGTATCCTGTTGCCCTTGTCCCGATAGGGATTGATGCGGACCATGTGAAACAGGCCCCTGGAATCGCGCGCAAGATGGTGGTTCAGGGTCTCGCCTGTCTCGAACACCTTGTCGATGTGCTGCTTCAACTCGGGATAATCGAGTTGGCTCGACAGATCCGTCAGCGGTCGGCCGACGTCGGAGGGGCGCAGACTGAAGAAGGACGAGGCCGCCGGCGTGAAGGTCCGCACCACAAGACTGCGGTCGAGAAAAATGGTCGCGATGTCGGTGCTTTCGAACAGATTGCGCAGATCGCTGTTGGCGTGATCGAGCTCTTCTATCTTGCTGGTCAACTCCGCGTTGATCGTGTTGAGCTCTTCGTTGAGCGACTGCATCTCTTCCTTGGACGCTTCAAGTTCCTCGTTGGTGGATTGCGCCTCTTCGTTGACGGAGACGAGTTCCTCGTTCGACGATTTCACCTCTTCGAGGGCCGTCTCGTATTCCTCTATGGTGGATTGAAGGCGCTCTCTTGTGTCGCGCAGTTCCCGCTCAAGATCGGCGGTGCTGTCGCTGTCACGGCCGCCCCCGGCCTCATCGGATCGGGCCTGGGTCGGGCCCGACGGCTCGAAGAGGACAAGGTAAAGCGGCTCACCATTGCCCCTCTCGGCCAGGGGTTCGATGGTCAGCCTGATCGGTTGGACGCGTTCGTCGTCTTCCTCGACGGCGAGATTGTCCCGCACAACAGTGCGGCGTGTCGTCGTCGCCTCCCTCAATGCGGCGCGCAGGTCCAGGCGAAGCCCGCGGCGCGCCATCGTCAGCAACTGCCGGCTGGGGATGCCTTGCGGCGCTTCGAGGTATCTTCCGGTCCTCGCCGAATAGTAGACGACGTCGCCTTCGGCGTTGACGAGGACATGCGGCGGCGCGAACCGCTCCAGCACCTGCGCCTCGACAGCCTGGCGCAGCGGATAGCCGACCGTGCCCTTCTTCAAGCCGGCGGTTTCGGCGGGAAAGACGCCGGAATGGACATCCCCGATCAGCGCCGGCAGCCTGATATGTGGCGAGGCATGCTCCCGTGCTTGGAAGAGGCGATGCTTCTTGTCGACGGTGGCGAACAGATTTTCGTGCTGCCCAACGCTTTCGGACGTGCCGAGGAAAAGATAGCCACCCGGCTTCAGCGAATAGTGGAAGACAGGAAGAACGCGACTTTGAATGGCTGGGCCGAAATAGATCAGCAGATTGCGGCACGAAACCAGATCCATGCGCGAGAAGGGCGGATCGCGGATGACGCTGTGCGGCGAGAAGATGCACAGTTCCCGGATCTCGTTGCTGATGACGTAGCTTTCGCCATCGCCGTTGAAAAACCGCTGTTTGCGCTCCGGGGAAAGACCCTGCATCAAGGCCTCGGGATAGCGTGCGGCGCGCGCCACGGCCAGGGCCGGCTCGTCTATGTCGGTGGCGAATATCTGGACGCGCGGAACGGCTGAAAGCGTTTCCATGTGTTCACGCAGCAGGATGCCGATGGAGAACACCTCCTCGCCGGTGGCGCAGCCGGGAACCCAGACCCTGACCGTATCGGTCGCGGTCTTGCCCTCGAACAGCCGCGGGATGATCTTTTGCTCCAGCAATTCGAAGGCATCGGGATCGCGGAAGAAGTTGGTGACATTGATCAGCAGATCGCGAAACAGGTTCATCACCTCGCGAGGGTCCTTCTTCAGCCAGTCGATATAGCCATTGATGGACTGTATCTGGGCGATCTGCATGCGCCGCTTGATGCGGCGCAGGAATGTCTTGGTTTTATAGCCTGAAAAGTCGTGGCCGGAGTGGCTGCGCAAAATGCCGTATATCTGTTCGCGGACCTTATCTATGTCGGCCGCATGGTCGTCCTCTTCGTTCGTCAGCCCGTCCAGCATGTCGAAGCCCCTGGCGTAAGCCTCGAGCTTCGCCCCAATCTCCTCGGCGGGCACGGCAACATCGATGAGCCCGCTGGCAATGGCGCTCTGCGGCATGTCGGGATTGCGCGGACCATAGCCGTCCGGCGCTTGCGCGACGGTGAGCCCGCCCCGCTCCTTGATCGCCTTCACGCCCAGGGTGCCATCGGAATCACCGCCCGACAGAATCACGCCGACCGAGTATTCGCCCTGGTCGTCGGCCAGTGCGCTGAAGAAGATATCGACAGGTTTGCGCTCTTGGGTAAGCCCATTGGGGCGCCGCAGGTGCAGCACGCCATTCTCGATGACCAGAGTGACGTTTTCCGGCATCACATAGACGTGGTCGGGTTCGACGGCCACGCCGTCCTCGACCACCACGACAGGCATCTCGGTGTAGCGGTCGATGACCTCGTGAAGCAGGCTGTTGCGCTTGGGACTGAGGTGCGTGATGATCACGAACGCCATGCCGGGCCGGTCGGTGATGCCCTTGAAAAGCCCTTCCATTGCGGGAATGCCACCAGCGGACGCACCGATGCCGACGATGGGGAACTTGATTGATCGGGCTGTCACGGCATGTCCCCCCTTTCGCCCGACCGACATGAAGTCTCTCAACGTCGGATCGGACAGGACACAACCATATAGCGCGCAGGGAGGATGGAACAAGTCAGCATGGATGACGTTGAACCCGATATCCATGGTGGTTCAATGACAAAACGCTCTGCTGGCCTGAAAGTCCTGGCGCCAATGGTGCCGGGGGCGCCTGAATTAATCGAAGGTCTCGATGGGCCCATCCCGGATCGCATGCTGGTGCTTGCGAAACGGTTGCAGGCGGCGCTGGATGACAGGAAAGTGGAAGTGCCTTCTTTGCATCCTAAACTCCGTTCGAAGAAAGGATGACGACGTGCGCGATCTGCGGGGGTTGCATCTTCTGATTGTCGAAGACGAATGGTCGATGGCTGGAGATCTTGCGAGGTTTTTCAGCAACATGGGTGCTATCATTCTCGGGCCCGCCGCTACCGTCGAGCAGGCGTCTGAACATACCGATCAAGCCGAAGCTGCAATCCTGGACGTCAATCTCAACGGCCGACGTGTGTTTCCGATCGCCGACAAGTTGATGCGCCGCGGTATCCCCTTCGTATTCTTCAGCGGCGACAACGACATCGCCATCCCCGAGCATCTCCGTTACGCCAGCAATTTGCGGAAATCCTCGGGCAGCAAGGCTGTGTTCAATGCCCTTTTTCCGCCGCAGGCATCCGAACAAGCGGACATCTCCGTGCCCTCCCCGCCAGACGACGTTTTCACCCTTTTGCCCAAACTGCGCCTCGCGGCGCGTCTTCTGCTGGGAGACGTCAACGCATCGGACCGGCTGGTCGAGAGGACACTCGAGCAAGCGATCCGGGACGTCGACCACCGGCAGCTTGGCCAGTCCACCGAAAACTGGCTCAACGACGTCATGCGAGAAGTGGCCAAAGCCCGCGGCGCAAAGCTGATGCATTGAATTCTCCTGGGCCGAGGCCAAGACGCTTCGCTGGATCACCTTTCTGGATCAGCGCCCGAAGCAATAGGGCAGTCGATTGTTCCAGCGACTTTCGGGATTTTCTGGGGCCCGCTGCATCGGCCGCCAGCCAGCCCTCTCAACCCTTGCGATCGCGCTCGACGAATTTATTAAAACGGCTGGATTTTCCGTCGCTGGTCTTGGCCTGATAAAGGAAGGCGAGATCGTTCTCGTCGAATATCCGGAAGAACTCGTCCCAATCGATGGGGTCGAATGCTTCCTCGGGCTCGCCAAAGTCGATCCGCAGGATGCCGCCCTCGCCCTTGGTGCGGACCACCGCCGGCCGGCCCTGCCGCTCCTCGGCCCATTTGCGAATTTCGTCGTGATTGGTGGTTGTCTGGGACTGCGACATTGAAATCTCCCTTGATCATCGGCTTCGCTTTTCGGCGTCACGGCGGCTGTCGAGCGCCCTAACAGCATACCGGCGGCAATGTTCCCGCATCGCGGGCCGATGGTGTTGCGCTTGCTTTCAGGCGAAGCCCGCGAAGGGAACTTTGTTGAAGCACAGGGAACAAACCTTTTGCCGAAAAGTTCGGGGCGCCGAGGTCACTTGTCCGAGGAGTCGTCGTGAAACGCATATTGGTTACAGGAGGCTGCGGCTTCATCGGCCGCCACGTCACACAAGAACTCATCGCTCAGGATTATTCAGTTCGCATTCTCGACGCCCTGCTGGAGCAGGTGCATGCGGGTGAAGCGGTCGCGCTTCCCGCAGGTGCCGAACTGATCAAGGGCGACATTCGCGACCGCGAAGCCGTTGCCGAGGCGCTGGAAGGCGTCGACGCCGTCATTCATCTGGCATCGGAAGTCGGCGTCGGACAATCAATGTACGAGATCGCGCGCTATGTCGGCACCAACGATCTCGGCACGGCAACATTGCTTGAAGCGCTGATCAAGCATCCGGTCGAACGGATCGTCGTCGCCTCCTCGATGAGCGTCTATGGCGAGGGCCTCTATGCCACGCCCGACGGCCGGCGCATCGACAATGCAAGGCGCAAGTCAAGCGACATCAAAAGCGGACAGTGGAATCCGCTGTCGCCGGAAGGTGAACCCCTTTCGCCGCTGCCGACGGATGAAGAAAAGCCGGTCGACCTCGCCTCGATCTACGCGCTGACGAAATACGCCCAGGAACGCGCCGTGCTGATCTTTGGCGAAGCGTACAACATCGATGCGGTCGCGTTGCGCCTGTTCAATGTCTTCGGTGCCGGCCAGGCGCTATCAAATCCCTATACCGGCGTGCTGGCCAATTTCGCTTCACGTCTCGCCAATGGCCAACGGCCGATGATCTTCGAGGATGGCGAACAGAAGCGCGATTTCGTTCATGTGCATGACGTCGCCCGCGCCTTTCGCCTTGCGCTGCAGCAACGTCAGGCAAAGGGCCACGTCATCAACATCGGCAGCGGCCGCGCCTATGCGATCAGCGAAGTCGCGCGATTGCTGGCCGAAGCCATGGGAACCCCGAACCGTTCGCCCGAGCTGCTCGGCAAGGCGCGCTCCGGCGACATTCGCAACTGCTTCGCCGATATCTCCAAGGCTCGTGAGCTGCTCGGTTTCGAACCCGCCCTGCAATTGGAGAACTCTCTCGGGGATTTCGTTTCCTGGGTGCGCAACACGGCCGCCGTCGATCGCGGCGCCGAAATGAAGCGCGAACTCGAAGAGCGCGGGTTGGTGTCATGAGCCCGGGCGCACGCAACCGACGCGAAGCGCCGGTCGCCATCGTCGGCGGCAGCGGCTTCATAGGATCAAACCTGGCCGACAGCCTGTTGTCGGATGGCGAGCCAGTGCTGGTGGTCGACAATCTCAGCCGTCCCGGCGTCGAACAGAACCTGCAATGGCTCGCACAGAAACACGGTGGCCGCCTAACGGTCGAGACCATCGATGTGCGGGACGCCAATGCCCTGGCCCCGATTCTCATGAGATCCAAGGCGATTTTCCATCTGGCCGCGCAGACGGCCGTCACCACGAGCCTGGTCCGGCCGGACGAGGATTTCGACATCAATCTTCGCGGAACGTTCAACGTGCTGGAAGCGGCGCGGCTGAGCAGCGAGCGCATCCCGGTGATTTTCGCCAGCACCAACAAGGTTTACGGCAGCCTCCCCGACGTCGCGGTTCGCGCGGACGACGACCGCTACATACCTTGCGATAGCGCGATCCAGGCCGGCGGGATCGACGAGGCTCGCGGCCTCGATTTCTGCACACCCTATGGCTGCTCCAAGGGCGCGGCGGACCAATATGTGCTCGACTACGCCAAATCCTACGGCATGCCCACGGCGGTGCTGCGGATGAGCTGCATCTACGGACCGCGCCAGTTTGGAACCGAGGACCAGGGTTGGGTAGCGCACTTCCTGCTCAGCGCCCTGACGGGACGGGAAATCACCATCTACGGCGATGGCAGGCAGGTGCGTGACATCCTGCACGTTTCCGACGCGGTCGCCGCCTACAGGGCCGTGCTGGACGGCATCGAGATCACCAAGGGCCAGGCATTCAATCTTGGCGGCGGACCAGAAAATGCGCTCAGCCTGCGTATGCTGTTGAGTGAGATCCGCAGCCTGACCGGTCGCGAGCTCTCGGTCCGCCACGATGGGGAACGGACCGGCGACCAGCCCTTCTTCGTCGCCGATACCCGCAAGATCGAAACCGCGCTTGGCTGGAAGGCGCAGGTTGCGTGGCGCGAGGGCATTCGCGATCTCGCCGACTGGCTGCAGCGCCACCGGCTTGAGCCCCGCCCCGAAGCCGTGAGGTACGTCGCATGAGAATAGCCCTGGTCAACCCGTCCTGGACATATGACGACAGCATCTATTTCGGCTGCCGCCAACCGCATCTGCCCCTGGAACTCGGCTATTCGAAAGCCCTGCTCGAGGCGGCCGGCCATGAGGTGCTGATGCTGGACGGACAATTGCAGAAGCTCGATAATTCCGGGCTCTGCAAACGCGTGG is a window from the Mesorhizobium australicum WSM2073 genome containing:
- a CDS encoding response regulator, which gives rise to MRDLRGLHLLIVEDEWSMAGDLARFFSNMGAIILGPAATVEQASEHTDQAEAAILDVNLNGRRVFPIADKLMRRGIPFVFFSGDNDIAIPEHLRYASNLRKSSGSKAVFNALFPPQASEQADISVPSPPDDVFTLLPKLRLAARLLLGDVNASDRLVERTLEQAIRDVDHRQLGQSTENWLNDVMREVAKARGAKLMH
- a CDS encoding NAD-dependent epimerase/dehydratase family protein is translated as MKRILVTGGCGFIGRHVTQELIAQDYSVRILDALLEQVHAGEAVALPAGAELIKGDIRDREAVAEALEGVDAVIHLASEVGVGQSMYEIARYVGTNDLGTATLLEALIKHPVERIVVASSMSVYGEGLYATPDGRRIDNARRKSSDIKSGQWNPLSPEGEPLSPLPTDEEKPVDLASIYALTKYAQERAVLIFGEAYNIDAVALRLFNVFGAGQALSNPYTGVLANFASRLANGQRPMIFEDGEQKRDFVHVHDVARAFRLALQQRQAKGHVINIGSGRAYAISEVARLLAEAMGTPNRSPELLGKARSGDIRNCFADISKARELLGFEPALQLENSLGDFVSWVRNTAAVDRGAEMKRELEERGLVS
- a CDS encoding NAD-dependent epimerase/dehydratase family protein, whose product is MSPGARNRREAPVAIVGGSGFIGSNLADSLLSDGEPVLVVDNLSRPGVEQNLQWLAQKHGGRLTVETIDVRDANALAPILMRSKAIFHLAAQTAVTTSLVRPDEDFDINLRGTFNVLEAARLSSERIPVIFASTNKVYGSLPDVAVRADDDRYIPCDSAIQAGGIDEARGLDFCTPYGCSKGAADQYVLDYAKSYGMPTAVLRMSCIYGPRQFGTEDQGWVAHFLLSALTGREITIYGDGRQVRDILHVSDAVAAYRAVLDGIEITKGQAFNLGGGPENALSLRMLLSEIRSLTGRELSVRHDGERTGDQPFFVADTRKIETALGWKAQVAWREGIRDLADWLQRHRLEPRPEAVRYVA